A single Lactuca sativa cultivar Salinas chromosome 8, Lsat_Salinas_v11, whole genome shotgun sequence DNA region contains:
- the LOC122195341 gene encoding uncharacterized protein LOC122195341: MELQATNVGTTVKLEVVNEPNNARETRQIKRVYICLGALKKGFKAGLRDILGLDGAFMKGPFPGQVLTAVGLDSNNDIYPLAYAIVEIENMSSWKWFLECLGDDLELYSNSNFTFMSDRQNGLLPAIAQLYPQAEHRFCLRHIYESMRTKWKTKEYKDHLWQCAIATTVLEFEHYMNELKKFDKDAFEWLKKTPPHHWARSHFSGRAGSDILLNNLCEVFNSKLIHGRNKPIISCLEYIRQYLMKRICNVKKVMSKAPGPLTPTTSKLL; this comes from the exons ATGGAACTACAAGCAACTAATGTGGGTACAACTGTGAAGCTTGAGGTTGTTAATGAGCCTAACAATGCTAGAGAAACAAGACAGATTAAAAGGGTGTATATttgcttaggggcattaaagaaAGGGTTTAAAGCAGGCTTAAGAGATATTCTGGGACTAGATGGTGCTTTTATGAAAGGACCATTTCCAGGCCAAGTACTCACAGCAGTTGGATTGGATTCAAACAACGACATATACCCACTTGCATATGCCATTGTTGAGATTGAAAATATGAGTAGTTGGAAATGGTTTCTAGAATGCTTGGGAGATGACTTAGAGTTGTACTCAAATTCTAACTTTACTTTCATGAGTGATAGACAAAAC GGACTCTTACCTGCTATTGCACAACTATACCCACAGGCTGAGCATCGATTCTGTCTAAGACATATTTATGAGAGCATGAGGACAAAATGGAAAACAAAAGAGTATAAAGATCACCTATGGCAGTGTGCAATAGCAACCACAGTACTAGAATTTGAACACTACATGAATGAACTTAAGAAGTTTGATAAGGATGCTTTTGAGTGGTTGAAGAAAACCCCCCCTCACCATTGGGCTAGAAGCCACTTTTCAG GCAGAGCAGGATCAGATATATTGCTCAACAATTTGTGTGAGGTTTTCAACAGTAAGCTTATTCATGGTAGGAATAAGCCCATCATAAGTTGTCTTGAGTACATCAGGCAGTACCTTATGAAGAGGATCTGCAATGTGAAGAAAGTGATGTCTAAAGCTCCAGGTCCACTCACTCCAACAACATCAAAGTTACTTTAG
- the LOC111919667 gene encoding SNF2 domain-containing protein CLASSY 1 → MKRKYANLHQNTHKFDSLPFEAYWCGSWKPVECLRIRNGVVSMLIINEGETTEETLPMSDLRIRSRKANLADCTCFLRPGIDVCVLSTIPSTEEESSNENPKPVWIDARVSSVERKPHEEDKCVCEFHVSIYMKQGPVGLIKKAVHKETKMLHIDQMSILQKLEGKPCESNHYRWHLSEDCNSRRIFKLFTGKFSSDISWLIVASVFKQLVFDVGSVDNQIVYQIWDGDSEKSFPNSENHSTAVNFKLENGNSIPFLVPFIKPQEEKKAICGVDEFASSSYFDLMGLRRSKRRNVQPDRYLGDDEVSEAEVDLSRVGLYRPNSSKYEQVPVAFSIQDDHSFTDENKLEYFRKVYKQEGYLGRQNDTSKSKEVRTEVPYKQDPGEHKQNHKHSNSMASQSHSSRPYVYADSYKPGASDDEGGDINISDIWAKYFSMQGSSKIHRKKYKAPQMDYDSLGGGLWKGNIVNKRGRKKRGSSGKESIYDSRTSFRKSVCASVYRELMSRCMRNIDKSINIEQPAVIDQWKQFQLGKSLELRENNQVPLKEEEEEEEEEEEMTEEKELEMLWKEMELALATTYLMEETEGLNEMQKSKSQEPKCRHDYRLNEQFGIICRLCGHVRSEIKDVSPSFLPGVVWTPSKETRTEEDDSEQNTQDADTRLEIACRPASSNMSVSDQNENVWALIPNLRDKLRFHQKRAFEFLWRNLAGDIIPSEMEAASKRRGGCVISHTPGAGKTLLIISFLVSYLKLFPGSRPLVLAPKTTLYTWYKEIIKWEIPIPVYQIHGGQTYREQVLKNKLKLAPGLPRNQDVMHVLDCLEKIQKWLTTPSVLLMGYTSFLTLTREDSNYAHRQYMAKVLRQCPGILILDEGHNPRSTKSRLRKALMKVDTPLRVLLSGTLFQNNFGEYFNTLTLARPRFVNEVLKKLDPKFKSRKKGVLSKFSLENRARKLFVIKIAEQINSNVQKDRQQGLNILRSLTSKFIDNYEGGSAENLPGLQCYTLMMKSTTIQQEILQKLQDRRPVYKGFPLELELLITLGSIHPWLIQTTACASQYFEPAELEALNGLKFDLKLGSKVRFVMNLVPRCLLRKEKVLIFCHNIAPMNLFIETFERFYGWKQGVEVLVLKGELELFERGRVMDKFEEPGGPSKVMLASINACAEGISLTAASRVILLDSEWNPSKSKQAIARAFRPGQDKVVYVYQLLATGTLEEEKHSRTTWKEWVSSMIFSEELVEDPSHWSAPKIEDELLREIVEEDRASLFHAIMKNEKASNMVVRGRE, encoded by the exons ATGAAGAGGAAGTATGCTAATTTACACCAAAACACACATAAATTTGATTCACTAC CTTTTGAAGCTTACTGGTGTGGTTCATGGAAGCCTGTGGAGTGCTTAAGAATCAGAAATGGAGTTGTTAGCATGTTAATCATAAACGAAGGAGAGACAACTGAAGAAACCCTTCCCATGTCAGACCTTCGAATAAGGTCAAGAAAAGCAAATTTGGCTGATTGCACTTGCTTTTTAAGACCTGGAATAGATGTTTGTGTGCTCTCTACTATTCCATCAACAGAGGAGGAGTCAAGCAATGAGAACCCAAAACCT GTCTGGATTGATGCTAGAGTAAGCTCAGTAGAAAGGAAGCCTCATGAGGAAGATAAATGCGTCTGTGAATTCCATGTGAGCATCTACATGAAGCAAGGTCCTGTTGGGTTGATCAAGAAAGCGGTTCATAAAGAGACTAAAATGCTACATATTGATCAGATGTCCATTCTTCAAAAGCTTGAAGGGAAGCCTTGTGAAAGTAACCATTATCGTTGGCATCTTTCTGAAGACTGCAATTCACGTCGAATATTTAAACTATTTACAGGAAAATTCTCCTCAGATATCTCTTGGTTAATTGTTGCGTCTGTCTTCAAGCAGCTTGTTTTTGATGTGGGATCAGTTGACAACCAGATAGTGTATCAAATTTGGGATGGTGATAGTGAGAAAAGTTTCCCAAATTCTGAAAATCATTCAACTGCTGTTAACTTCAAACTAGAAAATGGAAATTCAATTCCTTTCCTTGTCCCCTTTATAAAACCCCAAGAGGAAAAGAAAGCTATTTGTGGTGTGGATGAATTTGCTTCATCATCCTACTTTGACCTCATGGGCTTACGCAGGTCAAAGCGTAGAAATGTCCAGCCTGATCGCTATTTAGGTGATGATGAAGTGTCAGAAGCAGAAGTTGATTTGTCTCGCGTTGGATTATACAGACCAAACAGTTCAAAATACGAGCAAGTCCCAGTGGCATTCTCCATCCAAGATGATCATTCGTTCACAGATGAAAATAAATTGGAATATTTCAGGAAAGTATATAAACAAGAGGGTTATCTTGGAAGGCAGAATGATACTAGCAAGTCAAAGGAGGTGAGAACAGAAGTTCCTTACAAACAAGATCCAGGAGAACACAAACAAAACCACAAACACTCTAATTCTATGGCTTCTCAATCTCACTCATCAAGGCCTTACGTATATGCTGATTCTTATAAGCCTGGAGCTTCTGATGATGAAGGAGGTGATATTAATATTAGTGACATATGGGCTAAATACTTTAGCATGCAAGGTTCTTCCAAAATTCATAGAAAGAAATACAAAGCTCCCCAAATGGACTATGATAGTTTAGGAGGTGGATTATGGAAGGGGAATATAGTTAATAAACGAGGTCGTAAAAAGCGAGGCTCTTCTGGAAAGGAGAGTATCTATGATTCAAGGACTTCTTTTAGGAAATCTGTTTGTGCTAGTGTTTATAGAGAACTAATGAGCAGATGCATGAGGAATATAGATAAATCCATCAACATAGAACAACCAGCTGTGATTGACCAGTGGAAACAGTTTCAGTTGGGCAAATCCTTGGAACTAAGGGAGAATAATCAAGTACCtttgaaagaagaagaagaagaagaagaggaagaagaagagatgaCAGAAGAAAAGGAACTTGAAATGTTGTGGAAGGAGATGGAATTAGCACTCGCCACAACATATCTTATGGAAGAAACAGag GGTTTAAATGAAATGCAAAAATCTAAGAGCCAGGAGCCTAAATGTCGACATGATTACAGACTCAATGAACAGTTTGGGATTATCTGTAGATTATGTGGTCATGTTAGATCTGAAATAAAAGACGTCTCACCCTCCTTT TTACCAGGTGTAGTCTGGACACCTAGCAAAGAAACCCGAACAGAAGAAGATGATTCAGAGCAAAACACACAAGATGCAGACACACGTCTTGAAATTGCATGTCGTCCTGCTTCATCCAACATGTCTGTATCAGATCAGAACGAAAATGTGTGGGCCCTGATTCCCAACCTTAGAGACAAACTACGGTTTCATCAAAAAAGAGCGTTCGAGTTTCTGTGGAGAAATCTAGCTGGCGATATCATACCTTCAGAAATGGAAGCAGCCAGCAAGAGAAGAGGCGGCTGTGTCATTTCCCACACTCCAGGAGCCGGGAAGACATTGCTTATAATATCGTTTCTTGTTAGCTACTTGAAGCTGTTTCCCGGGTCCCGCCCTTTGGTTCTGGCTCCAAAAACAACTTTATACACGTGGTACAAAGAAATCATTAAATGGGAGATTCCGATTCCGGTGTACCAAATCCACGGTGGTCAGACATACAGAGAACAAGTTTTAAAAAACAAACTGAAACTGGCTCCCGGCCTTCCCCGAAACCAAGACGTGATGCATGTGTTAGACTGTTTAGAGAAAATACAAAAATGGCTCACAACTCCAAGCGTCCTCTTAATGGGCTACACTTCCTTTCTAACACTTACACGTGAAGATTCAAACTATGCTCATCGCCAATACATGGCCAAAGTCCTTCGTCAATGTCCTGGGATTTTAATTCTCGATGAAGGCCATAACCCAAGAAGCACAAAGTCAAGACTAAGGAAAGCCTTGATGAAAGTCGACACCCCGTTACGTGTCCTTCTATCCGGTACTCTTTTCCAGAACAACTTTGGTGAATACTTCAACACGTTGACATTAGCCAGACCGCGTTTCGTCAACGAGGTCTTGAAAAAACTAGACCCCAAATTCAAGAGTAGAAAGAAAGGTGTTCTTTCGAAATTTTCACTCGAAAACAGAGCAAGAAAATTGTTTGTTATTAAAATAGCAGAACAAATCAACTCAAACGTTCAAAAGGACAGACAACAAGGGTTGAACATTCTAAGAAGCTTGACAAGCAAGTTCATCGACAATTACGAAGGTGGAAGTGCTGAAAATCTTCCTGGTCTGCAATGTTACACTTTAATGATGAAGTCCACCACCATTCAACAAGAAATCTTGCAAAAGCTTCAAGACAGGAGACCAGTGTACAAAGGCTTTCCTTTAGAGCTTGAACTTTTAATCACACTCGGGTCCATACATCCGTGGTTGATACAAACCACAGCATGTGCAAGTCAGTATTTTGAACCAGCAGAATTAGAAGCCCTCAACGGACTCAAATTTGACCTCAAACTCGGGTCCAAAGTCAGATTTGTGATGAATTTAGTCCCTCGTTGTCTACTCAGAAAAGAAAAGGTCCTGATATTTTGCCACAATATTGCTCCAATGAATCTATTTATAGAAACATTCGAACGATTTTATGGGTGGAAACAAGGCGTTGAGGTTCTAGTCCTTAAAGGAGAGCTGGAGCTATTTGAAAGAGGAAGAGTGATGGATAAATTCGAAGAGCCTGGAGGTCCTTCAAAAGTCATGTTGGCTTCCATCAATGCATGTGCTGAAGGAATTAGTCTAACAGCAGCTTCACGAGTCATCTTATTGGATTCAGAATGGAATCCTTCTAAAAGCAAACAAGCCATTGCTCGTGCTTTCCGCCCTGGACAAGACAAAGTGGTTTATGTCTACCAGTTGCTTGCAACGGGGACTTTAGAAGAGGAGAAACACAGCAGGACCACATGGAAAGAATGGGTGTCGAGTATGATATTTAGTGAGGAACTGGTGGAAGATCCTTCTCATTGGTCAGCACCCAAGATTGAGGACGAGTTGCTTAGAGAAATAGTGGAAGAAGATCGAGCTTCACTGTTTCATGCCATTATGAAGAACGAAAAAGCCTCCAATATGGTGGTTAGAGGTAGAGAGTAA
- the LOC111919668 gene encoding 5-amino-6-(5-phospho-D-ribitylamino)uracil phosphatase, chloroplastic has product MESAFGFRLIPTTHSSFLPHHLPIKLRLPSLQRSSFVEQQRNRKNVITSSYGSEENGPPDGFQFTPTKIFMEEAIGAEYGEGFETFRPDGPLKVDVDFLNDRLQEGFLKRIRYAMKPDEAYGLIFSWDNVVAGTQALKLSAWKQLAHEEGKEIPDDVHRLLLHGAPDHVLHKVLLWGDEACELERLKLKLSQLYSNNLLKLSEPLEGLKEWLDAVSTARIPCAVVSSLDRRVMVEILENMGLMTYFQAIVTEEDGMDSMAHRLLSAAVKLDRKPSKCVVFEDDPRGITAAHNCTMMAVGLIGAHPAYDLVQADLAVGSFNELSVINLRRLFAHTGSTFMELQKQVVEKTPPRRRLTIDTIY; this is encoded by the exons ATGGAATCGGCTTTTGGTTTCCGGCTGATTCCAACCACCCACTCTTCGTTTCTTCCACACCACCTCCCCATTAAGCTCAGATTACCG AGCTTACAACGTTCGAGCTTCGTTGAGCAACAACGTAATCGAAAGAACGTGATTACAAGTTCTTATGGCTCCGAAGAAAACGGGCCGCCTGATGGATTCCAGTTCACACCAACCAAGATTTTTATGGAAGAG GCAATCGGAGCTGAATATGGAGAAGGTTTTGAGACATTCAGACCAGATGGACCATTAAAAGTTGATGTT GATTTTTTAAATGATCGACTACAAGAAGGTTTTCTGAAACGAATTCGATATGCTATGAAGCCTGATGAAGCTTATGGACTTATTTTCTCATGGGACAATGTGGTG GCTGGTACTCAAGCATTGAAATTGAGCGCTTGGAAACAACTTGCACATGAAGAAG GAAAGGAGATCCCTGATGATGTGCATAGGCTTTTGCTTCATGGTGCTCCTGATCATGTTTTACATAAG GTGTTGCTGTGGGGGGATGAAGCATGTGAGTTAGAAAGATTAAAGTTGAAGCTTTCACAGTTGTATAGCAACAATCTCCTCAAG CTTTCAGAACCCTTGGAAGGCCTGAAAGAGTGGTTGGATGCAGTATCAACCGCCCGAATCCCTTGTGCTGTTGTTTCTAGTCTTGATAGGCGAGTCATGGTTGAAATATTGGAAAATATGGGGCTCATGACATATTTCCAG GCAATAGTAACGGAAGAAGATGGCATGGATTCCATGGCTCACAGATTACTTTCTGCTGCAGTTAAA TTGGATCGAAAGCCATCGAAATGTGTGGTATTTGAAGATGATCCACGGGGTATAACTGCAGCTCACAACTGCACGATGATGGCGGTTGGGCTTATTGGTGCACATCCAGCGTACGATCTGGTGCAAGCTGACCTGGCGGTTGGTAGTTTTAATGAATTGTCGGTGATTAACCTGAGGAGACTTTTCGCGCATACAGGATCAACTTTCATGGAACTACAAAAGCAAGTCGTAGAGAAAACACCTCCAAGAAGGAGACTTACAATCGACACCATCTACTGA